From a single Vigna radiata var. radiata cultivar VC1973A unplaced genomic scaffold, Vradiata_ver6 scaffold_553, whole genome shotgun sequence genomic region:
- the LOC106752890 gene encoding protein NLP8, translated as MEYPFSSKEREIGDWQSFGNQLVGSTSLDSRMSNSISEDMPNSFSELMNFDTYAGLCTSPSISDQILANELPSFASLPYSLPDGFNLVQQNNGQCYMSGVGRNDNDMESSPIYGEKVACQQVDTLLGFLNDANEANNLNSKLKIIGSSQHLNNSDAGNYIMSRPPALSLDERMLRALSFFKESAGGGILAQVWVPIKNGDQFILSTSEQPYLLDQMLAGYREVSRTFTFPAEGKSGCFLGLPGRVFTSKVHEWTSDVGYYSMNEYLRFEHAINHHVRGSIAFPIFEMHSELLCCAVLEIVTTKEKPDFNREFEIVCRALQLVNLSTAKPLRCLPQCLSNNKKATLTEIVDVLRSVCHAHRLPLALTWLPCCYTEGSRGEVTRIRTKGCHSTISGKNILCLEESACYITDRALAGFVRACTEHHIEEGKGIAGKALRSNHPFFCPDVKAYDISEYPLVHHARKYNLNAAVAIRLRSTYTNHDDYILEFFLPVNMRGGLEQQLLLDNLSGTMQRICSSLRTVSDAELSRIDSSQQGFEMKNAPYFPPLSCQNSGVPLINGDYHSVPMMPSTPTNAGGNEIEPSANQGRNGAKRQVQKNRSTSEKNVSLSVLQQYFSGSLKDAAKNIGVCPTTLKRICRQHGISRWPSRKINKVNRSLKKIQTVLDSVRGVEGGLKFDPSMGAFVARGSIIQETDAHKSLLFPEKNIIKDPAHITQEAVPVPRAPCNEVENFSFKLEEELKKTNSFSVGCCEDSKSMAIDDGSCEMESLCTKLQDCPEQACLGSVLPKEQEKWTRNKSGLRVENFKCSILGQSSNSLIGKEMDIGVDGDAEVVEPNHPSSSSLTDSSNDSGSMMHSISSGSESFKNHNQSKVKSTIVDSGSKLIVKAIYREDTIRFKFDRSAGCFRLYEEVAARFKLQTGSFQLKYLDDEEEWVMLVSDADLQECLDILDDIGTCSVRFLVRDLPSILTSSGSSNSYLGGSS; from the exons ATGGAATACCCTTTTTCCTCCAAGGAAAGAGAAATTGGGGATTGGCAATCTTTCGGAAATCAGTTGGTGGGATCAACATCATTAGATAGCAGAATGAGCAATTCAATATCAGAGGATATGCCCAATAGCTTCTCAGAGCTCATGAACTTTGATACTTATGCTGGTCTGTGCACCAGCCCATCCATATCTGATCAGATTTTAGCTAATGAGCTTCCGTCCTTTGCTTCATTACCATATTCATTGCCTGATGGATTCAACCTAGTCCAACAGAACAATGGGCAATGCTATATGTCAGGAGTTGGTAGAAATGACAACGATATGGAAAGCTCCCCCATTTATGGGGAGAAAGTTGCCTGTCAGCAAGTGGACACCCTTCTTGGTTTCTTAAATGATGCAAATGAAGCAAATAACTTGAATTCTAAGCTAAAAATTATTGGCTCTTCTCAACATCTGAATAACTCTGATGCAGGAAATTATATAATGTCCAGGCCACCTGCTTTATCACTTGATGAGAGAATGCTGAGGGCTTTGTCCTTCTTTAAGGAATCAGCTGGAGGGGGAATATTGGCACAAGTTTGGGTACCCATAAAGAATGGCGATCAATTCATCTTAAGCACGAGTGAACAACCTTATTTGCTAGATCAAATGCTAGCAGGGTACCGCGAAGTGTCCAGGACATTTACATTTCCAGCAGAAGGAAAATCTGGTTGTTTCTTAGGACTTCCTGGTCGTGTATTTACCTCCAAAGTTCATGAGTGGACGTCAGATGTTGGTTATTACAGTATGAATGAGTACTTAAGGTTCGAGCATGCAATTAATCACCATGTTCGTGGATCAATTGCATTTCCCATTTTTGAAATGCACTCGGAATTGTTGTGTTGTGCTGTACTGGAAATTGTCACTACAAAGGAAAAGCCAGATTTCAACAgagaatttgaaattgtttgcCGTGCACTCCAg CTTGTAAATTTAAGCACTGCCAAGCCTCTTCGATGTCTTCCCCAG TGtctttcaaacaacaaaaaggCTACTTTGACCGAGATAGTTGATGTGTTACGTTCTGTCTGTCATGCACATAGATTACCACTGGCACTGACATGGCTTCCCTGTTGTTACACTGAGGGGTCAAGAGGTGAAGTTACTAGGATACGAACTAAAGGGTGCCATTCAACTATTAGTGGAAAAAACATACTCTGCCTTGAAGAATCTGCTTGCTATATAACTGATAGAGCACTGGCAGGATTTGTCCGTGCATGCACAGAACATCATATTGAGGAAGGGAAAGGTATAGCTGGGAAAGCTCTTCGATCAAATCATCCTTTCTTTTGTCCTGATGTGAAGGCATATGATATTAGTGAATATCCACTTGTCCATCATGCACGCAAGTATAATTTGAATGCTGCAGTTGCAATTAGGCTAAGGAGTACTTATACTAATCATGATGATTACATATTGGAATTCTTTCTGCCTGTTAACATGAGAGGGGGTTTAGAGCAGCAACTTTTATTAGACAACCTCTCAGGTACAATGCAGAGAATTTGTAGTAGTTTGAGGACGGTGTCAGATGCTGAATTATCAAGAATAGATAGTTCACAACAAggatttgaaatgaaaaatgccCCCTATTTTCCTCCTTTGTCATGTCAAAACTCTGGAGTACCATTAATAAATGGTGACTATCATTCTGTTCCAATGATGCCATCGACGCCAACAAACGCAGGAGGCAATGAAATTGAGCCTTCTGCTAATCAG GGAAGAAATGGAGCAAAAAGACAGGTCCAGAAAAATAGAAGTACATCAGAGAAGAATGTTAGCTTGAGTGTTCTCCAACAATACTTTTCTGGTAGTCTGAAGGATGCTGCAAAAAACATCGGTG TTTGCCCGACAACTCTGAAAAGGATATGTAGGCAACATGGAATTTCAAGATGGCCATCCCGCAAGATTAATAAAGTGAATCGATCACTGAAGAAGATACAGACTGTGCTGGACTCTGTCCGAGGAGTGGAGGGAGGGTTGAAGTTTGATCCCTCTATGGGGGCATTCGTGGCAAGAGGTTCAATCATCCAGGAAACTGATGCACATAAAAGTCTTCTGTTTcctgagaaaaatattataaaagaccCTGCACATATTACACAAGAAGCAGTCCCGGTACCTCGTGCACCTTGTAATGAAGTTGagaatttttcatttaagttggaggaagaattgaagaaaaccaaCTCTTTTTCCGTTGGTTGTTGTGAAGATTCAAAATCAATGGCAATTGACGATGGGTCATGCGAAATGGAAAGCCTTTGCACCAAGTTGCAGGATTGTCCTGAACAAGCTTGTTTGGGCTCTGTTCTTCCAAAAGAACAGGAGAAATGGACTCGGAACAAGAGTGGTTTGAGAGTAGAAAACTTTAAATGCAGTATTCTTGGTCAGAGTTCAAATTCCTTGATTGGTAAGGAGATGGATATTGGTGTAGATGGGGATGCTGAGGTTGTTGAACCTAACCACCCCAGTTCCTCAAGCTTGACAGACTCATCTAATGACTCTGGTTCAATGATGCATAGCATTTCATCAGGTTCTGAGAGCTTCAAGAACCATAATCAGTCCAAAGTTAAGTCAACCATCGTTGACAGTGGATCAAAACTAATTGTCAAAGCTATCTATAGAGAAGACACCATTCGTTTCAAGTTCGACCGATCTGCTGGTTGTTTCAGGTTATATGAAGAAGTTGCAGCAAGATTCAAACTACAAACTGGGTCGTTCCAACTCAAATATCTAGATGATGAAGAGGAATGGGTGATGTTGGTGAGCGATGCTGATTTGCAAGAGTGTCTAGACATATTGGATGATATTGGTACATGCAGTGTCAGGTTTCTTGTTCGTGATTTGCCTTCCATTTTAACCAGTTCTGGCAGTAGTAATAGCTACTTGGGAGGCAGCTCATAG